Part of the Hyphomicrobiales bacterium genome, TCTGAACGGCGAACTTTCTTTTACCCCGTGCGCGTACGGTCCCCTCGACACAATCAGTGCGAGGGGCATCCAGGCATGAACATCGGCAGTCTGCTGGTAGCGAAAGGCCTTGCATCGGCGCAGGACGTCGAGCGGGCCATCAGTCATCAACGCGCGAACGGCGGGCGCATCGGCGACAGCCTGGTGGCCCTCGGCATCCTCGCCAAGGAGCAGATCGACGAGGTTCTGATGGCGGCGCCGCAGATGCCGACCACCGTCGCCGGCACCGGCATCGACCACGTGCTGCTCCTCGAGCTGCTCATCAAGGGCATGTACACGGAGAACATCGAAACCGCGTCGCAGCTCGCGCGGGTCACGAAGCTGTCCAACACGGTGGTGGACCAACTCCTCAAGGCCGCGACCGATCGCAAGCTCGTCCAGACGCTGGCTTCGGCGACCGGTGAGAACGCGCGAAGCGAAATCCGTCTGACGCTGACGCGGGCCGGGCGCGAATGGGCGGCCGATGCGCTGAGCCGGGGACAGTATTTCGGACCGGCGCCGGTCTCGCTCGAGGCCTACCAGGAGCGCATACAGCTCCAGCGCATCACCAACGAGGTCGTCTCACGCGACAAGCTGGTGGAGGCATTCTCCGGTTTCGTCATTCCCGATCGCTTCCTCGATCGCCTGGGGCCGGCGGTCAACTCCGGCAACGCCATACTCATCTATGGTCCGGCCGGGAACGGCAAGACGACGATCGCCGAGATCGTCGGCAAGGTGTTCGAGAACATCATCTATGTCCCGCACTGTGTCGAGATCAACGGGGAGATCATGAAGGTCTTCGACCCCACGGTGCACCGGGTGGTGGACGATACGCCTGCGGCATCGGGCCTCTCGGGCCTGCGCCGCAGCCGTCTCGATCCGCGCTGGGTCGCGTGCCACCGGCCGATGGTGGTCACGGGCGGCGAACTGACG contains:
- a CDS encoding ATPase, which produces MNIGSLLVAKGLASAQDVERAISHQRANGGRIGDSLVALGILAKEQIDEVLMAAPQMPTTVAGTGIDHVLLLELLIKGMYTENIETASQLARVTKLSNTVVDQLLKAATDRKLVQTLASATGENARSEIRLTLTRAGREWAADALSRGQYFGPAPVSLEAYQERIQLQRITNEVVSRDKLVEAFSGFVIPDRFLDRLGPAVNSGNAILIYGPAGNGKTTIAEIVGKVFENIIYVPHCVEINGEIMKVFDPTVHRVVDDTPAASGLSGLRRSRLDPRWVACHRPMVVTGGELTIEMLDLKFNPIAKFYEAPLHIKALNGTFLIDDFGRQRAKPEEILNRWIVPLNSRVDYLALHTGKTAMIPFDEVVIFSTNLHPNDLMDPAFQRRISYKLETVEPPEDLFREVFKNMAAKNGLQLANGVIERVIAGVRSHDAPLAYFQPKFVIEQVLASCKFRNMAPRFTPDNIDDALANLFVKAAESKMFGVKRS